A stretch of the Natrinema pellirubrum DSM 15624 genome encodes the following:
- the pglZ gene encoding BREX-5 system phosphatase PglZ: protein MPATKTLPQCAEDAIETAIDEAADEDPIVLWWDDGGYLRDVVESVSYSLGCEFHAAEQTPLELRTDAPRDRTVWYVPQAHSDDVDWFKDVENTGGVVEAHIGKLAARCFENDRIQAASIRTAYEDVREGDREQVAKTLFQELNGEGGLPTLQGLQTKIVLDGHEDPVQFVLEHGAENLPDETADLLQIRDLLVDNGVAAVDGVTDEDVLVTRTRRWAVAEWLVEEGLEKSLLDAEYRPESSSGLGISRPELQSLLSKVDPERAEELAHVYLDPDAQFWHDILRSYDDPWELADCPVDASLEHELWNEWLQAFHDGEYETCTTRAATRYQRLETTYGDVPWTSVWNQAVEVAKLAHELETWEERGDTTDVVDLYGDVDDGTWQIDNAVFNLIISGEPEHGLPEEHPARASLDDLRTSLTESRYLDYLSDLGDLVVDQIEAGSPFVGENYAHQFFDQEQEHLQSGQSVALFIVDALRFDLAHELAESVRRELPGLEVDETAWVGTLPSDTEFGKAALTPGSKFSFNIELDDGELVPERNGREITNYQREKMLKDDGWSYIMQSEDDESGWSNTRVAYYWNDLDKAGEKELTDFEALFSDRIEKISDIICEKLDQGEWDRAYILADHGFVSLPQSIDLDGIYPPDEAEQVTRRWIAGKDIDEDAPGVLLDENTHLGYLDDDTKISVLADPIQRFRNQGIPDARFYHGGVLPQEFVLNFVTITQE, encoded by the coding sequence ATGCCCGCGACGAAAACCCTCCCACAGTGTGCTGAAGACGCCATCGAGACTGCCATCGACGAGGCGGCCGACGAGGATCCGATCGTGCTCTGGTGGGACGACGGTGGCTACCTTCGCGACGTCGTCGAGAGCGTGAGCTACTCGCTGGGCTGTGAGTTCCATGCAGCCGAGCAGACGCCACTCGAGCTGCGCACCGATGCGCCCCGAGACCGAACCGTCTGGTACGTACCACAGGCCCACAGCGACGACGTGGACTGGTTCAAAGATGTCGAGAACACCGGCGGCGTCGTCGAAGCGCACATCGGCAAGCTCGCCGCACGCTGTTTCGAGAACGACCGCATCCAGGCGGCTTCGATCCGCACGGCCTACGAGGACGTCAGGGAAGGCGACCGTGAACAGGTCGCCAAGACGCTCTTCCAGGAGCTCAACGGCGAGGGTGGCCTCCCGACGCTCCAGGGTCTCCAGACGAAGATCGTCCTCGATGGCCACGAGGACCCGGTTCAGTTCGTTCTCGAACACGGCGCCGAGAACCTTCCCGACGAGACCGCCGATCTGCTACAGATTCGCGATCTGTTGGTCGACAACGGCGTCGCGGCCGTCGACGGCGTCACCGACGAAGACGTGCTCGTGACACGTACGCGGCGCTGGGCCGTCGCCGAGTGGCTCGTCGAAGAAGGGCTGGAGAAGTCGCTTCTCGACGCCGAGTACCGGCCCGAGTCCAGTTCCGGACTGGGAATCTCTCGACCTGAACTCCAGTCGCTACTGAGCAAAGTCGACCCAGAACGTGCCGAAGAGCTGGCGCACGTGTACCTCGATCCGGACGCGCAGTTCTGGCACGACATTCTTCGGTCCTACGACGACCCGTGGGAACTGGCCGATTGTCCCGTCGACGCCTCGCTCGAACACGAACTCTGGAACGAGTGGCTGCAAGCGTTCCACGACGGGGAGTACGAGACGTGTACGACCCGAGCGGCCACACGCTACCAGCGTCTCGAAACGACCTACGGTGACGTCCCGTGGACGAGCGTCTGGAACCAGGCTGTCGAGGTTGCCAAACTCGCTCACGAACTCGAAACGTGGGAAGAGCGCGGCGATACGACTGACGTCGTCGACCTCTACGGTGACGTCGACGATGGGACCTGGCAGATCGACAACGCCGTGTTCAACCTCATCATCTCGGGCGAGCCCGAGCACGGTCTCCCCGAGGAACATCCTGCGAGGGCGAGTCTCGACGACCTGCGCACGTCGTTGACTGAGTCACGCTACCTCGACTACCTCAGCGACCTCGGCGACCTGGTCGTCGACCAGATCGAGGCAGGCTCACCGTTCGTCGGCGAAAACTACGCCCACCAGTTCTTCGACCAGGAGCAAGAACACCTCCAGAGTGGCCAGAGCGTTGCGCTGTTCATCGTCGACGCGCTGCGTTTCGACCTCGCCCACGAACTGGCGGAGTCCGTCCGTCGTGAACTCCCCGGCCTCGAAGTCGACGAGACTGCTTGGGTCGGAACACTCCCCTCGGATACTGAGTTTGGGAAGGCCGCACTCACGCCCGGGAGCAAGTTCAGCTTCAACATCGAACTCGACGACGGGGAACTCGTTCCGGAACGCAACGGCCGCGAGATCACTAACTACCAGCGCGAGAAGATGCTGAAGGACGATGGCTGGAGTTACATCATGCAGAGCGAAGACGACGAGTCGGGGTGGAGCAACACCCGCGTCGCGTACTACTGGAACGACCTCGACAAAGCTGGTGAAAAAGAGCTCACCGACTTCGAGGCGCTATTTAGCGACCGCATCGAGAAAATCTCGGACATCATTTGCGAGAAGCTCGACCAGGGAGAATGGGACCGCGCATACATCCTCGCCGACCACGGTTTTGTCTCGCTTCCCCAGAGCATCGATCTTGATGGCATCTATCCACCGGACGAGGCGGAGCAGGTGACGCGCCGTTGGATAGCCGGAAAAGACATCGATGAGGATGCACCTGGCGTCCTCCTCGACGAGAACACTCATCTCGGCTACCTTGACGATGACACGAAAATTAGTGTCCTCGCTGATCCAATTCAGCGCTTCCGCAATCAGGGAATTCCCGATGCTCGCTTCTACCACGGTGGGGTCCTTCCACAGGAGTTCGTGCTCAACTTCGTCACGATCACGCAGGAATGA
- the pglX gene encoding BREX-5 system adenine-specific DNA-methyltransferase PglX produces the protein MASDSLSQRKAQLDKEEREHLEDVVTEMRERVEDNVEFQLTQKGLDDEPEDVDSLDEDTQQLVEAIELEAVDGETWSEAFDQYVTGVGYTIVNRLAALRCMEVRGFIDEEVTVFKDNGLTPAAETLVHEEFLLEDEAILEAYHNACDDFAEEIEILFDRSSPYSLIDPDDDTLEELCAKLDSVPDEVWRADDVLGWVYEYYNVKLLDELRRKGDREGLEPEDVPPANQFYTPHWVVRMLTDNSLGKLYLEHTGELQDIVETQEKFSPDERKNRALSPDESTDIADFCTYLVPSEEDEEPTDFDHPEELRVIDPACGSGHFLLYAFDVLERIWRAETDLANEEIPRKVLQHNLYGVDLDMRACQLAAFNLYLKGRTRAEAEGADGFEMPEVGIVCADAKIADVSGVQDVFEEVADSRAGVEDTLEKILDAFEEVHGLGSLLDVRGTLGELFTDESGGQQLALTDDFTATHTLSNFLHALRDAVSEHRDEDSFLAQDLKSFIRLLDILSQDYDVALMNPPYGAQGRMPDLVQNYVESRYEYGPEFYINFFEVCDSLTTEGGRIGMLIPRSFMFKRSFHEFREDFIGERGGFDFLAEFGLGILDNATVRTVGAVVRSGASQTGTGTFIRLHDADSRQKEEVFTNEVLANTESEIKRVYNVPLADFGKIPKTPLSYYTPDILRALHENDLKLDAGAASIEGDSVCDVKTGLQTGDNDRFIRTHWEVPDFDDFVAFTKGGSEAWVLPQTSLALYWGDDGMEIKRQESSVVRNEQYYFDEGLTWTYIKEGGRRFGYFPSGGIFDQKGPMTFPNEDLSAWTLLAVLNSELFHGLFLSSVS, from the coding sequence ATGGCAAGCGATTCTCTCTCCCAACGGAAGGCCCAACTGGACAAGGAAGAGCGTGAACACCTCGAAGATGTCGTCACTGAGATGCGGGAGCGCGTCGAGGACAACGTCGAATTCCAGCTCACGCAGAAAGGTCTCGACGACGAGCCCGAGGATGTCGACTCGCTGGACGAGGATACCCAGCAACTCGTAGAGGCGATCGAACTCGAAGCCGTCGACGGCGAAACGTGGTCTGAAGCCTTCGATCAGTACGTCACGGGCGTGGGCTACACCATCGTCAATCGCCTGGCCGCACTGCGCTGCATGGAAGTACGGGGATTCATCGACGAGGAGGTCACCGTCTTCAAGGACAACGGCCTGACACCCGCCGCCGAAACGCTCGTTCACGAGGAATTCTTGCTGGAGGATGAGGCCATCCTCGAGGCCTACCACAACGCCTGCGATGACTTCGCCGAGGAGATCGAGATCCTCTTCGACCGCTCGTCTCCCTATAGCCTGATCGACCCCGACGACGACACACTCGAAGAACTCTGTGCGAAGCTCGATTCAGTTCCCGACGAGGTCTGGCGGGCCGACGATGTCCTCGGCTGGGTCTACGAATACTACAACGTGAAGCTGCTCGATGAGCTGCGCCGAAAGGGCGATCGCGAAGGCCTCGAACCTGAAGACGTACCGCCGGCAAATCAATTTTACACGCCTCACTGGGTCGTCCGGATGCTCACCGACAACTCGCTTGGGAAGCTCTATCTCGAACACACCGGCGAGTTACAGGACATCGTCGAGACTCAGGAGAAATTCTCCCCTGACGAGCGGAAGAATCGGGCACTCTCTCCCGACGAGTCGACCGATATCGCTGACTTCTGTACCTATCTCGTCCCTTCAGAAGAGGACGAGGAGCCAACCGACTTCGATCACCCTGAAGAGCTTCGAGTTATCGATCCCGCCTGTGGGAGTGGCCACTTCTTACTATACGCCTTCGACGTATTGGAGCGGATCTGGCGCGCTGAGACCGACTTGGCTAACGAGGAAATCCCGCGGAAGGTCCTCCAACACAACCTTTACGGGGTCGATCTAGACATGCGTGCCTGCCAGCTTGCAGCATTCAATCTTTACCTGAAGGGCCGAACTCGAGCCGAGGCCGAGGGTGCCGATGGTTTCGAAATGCCGGAGGTCGGGATTGTGTGTGCCGACGCGAAAATTGCGGACGTGTCCGGAGTTCAAGATGTGTTTGAGGAGGTCGCAGACAGTCGTGCCGGTGTTGAAGATACATTAGAGAAAATTCTAGATGCTTTCGAAGAAGTTCATGGGCTCGGAAGCCTCCTTGACGTCCGTGGGACACTCGGAGAGTTATTCACAGATGAAAGTGGCGGACAGCAATTGGCTCTAACTGATGACTTTACCGCTACACACACATTAAGCAATTTCTTACACGCTCTACGTGATGCGGTCTCAGAGCATCGGGATGAGGATTCATTCCTTGCACAGGATCTCAAGAGCTTCATTCGTCTCCTCGACATTCTCTCCCAAGATTATGATGTTGCGCTTATGAATCCACCGTACGGTGCGCAGGGACGAATGCCGGATTTAGTTCAAAATTACGTGGAAAGCAGGTATGAGTACGGGCCAGAGTTTTACATCAATTTCTTCGAAGTCTGTGATTCTCTAACGACAGAGGGGGGACGAATAGGTATGCTCATACCACGGTCATTTATGTTCAAACGAAGTTTCCATGAATTCAGAGAGGACTTTATCGGGGAACGCGGCGGATTTGACTTTCTAGCGGAATTTGGCCTGGGAATATTGGATAATGCTACTGTTCGAACCGTCGGCGCCGTCGTTCGTTCGGGGGCTTCACAAACCGGTACCGGCACTTTCATTCGGTTACATGATGCAGATTCCCGGCAGAAAGAAGAAGTATTCACCAACGAGGTACTGGCTAATACTGAGTCAGAAATCAAACGGGTGTATAACGTCCCTCTTGCTGACTTCGGAAAGATTCCGAAGACCCCGCTTTCATATTATACCCCAGATATTCTTCGGGCACTTCACGAAAATGATCTGAAATTAGACGCTGGAGCCGCAAGTATTGAGGGAGACAGCGTTTGTGATGTCAAGACCGGTTTGCAAACAGGCGATAATGATCGGTTCATTCGAACCCACTGGGAGGTTCCTGACTTTGATGATTTTGTCGCCTTTACAAAAGGTGGATCTGAAGCTTGGGTTCTCCCACAGACAAGCCTTGCACTCTACTGGGGCGACGATGGTATGGAGATTAAACGGCAGGAGAGCTCGGTGGTGAGGAATGAGCAATATTATTTCGATGAGGGGTTGACTTGGACATACATTAAAGAAGGGGGTCGGAGGTTCGGATATTTCCCCTCTGGGGGAATCTTTGACCAGAAAGGACCGATGACCTTTCCTAATGAGGATTTATCTGCGTGGACATTGCTTGCCGTGCTGAATTCCGAACTCTTCCACGGACTGTTTTTATCGAGCGTGTCATAG
- a CDS encoding helicase-related protein, translating to MTDFDPGDTVLLNGRTAEVIKTYSVGDLDYLRAYVEDAGVKTVCIGDVEVEPKRDQLGELRSASAEQLHPDHEAVSAEWFDLRSQALQLQIAHEQGQLLSISNSLVRLEPYQLAAVNWVMQKLRQRALIADDVGLGKTIEAGLILKELTARNRADRVLFVVPAHLQKKWIRDMDRFFDINLTPADRQWVEGERRRLGEEANIWDQDHQQMVTSQAFLRQDEFQPALEEAFWDVVIVDEAHKAAKRGESPSKTSKMVERVAGNSDSLLLLSATPHDGKGEAFRSLVEYIDPFLVAEDQDLSKEAVDRVMIRRGKQTLYDDDGERIFPDREVNTVPVEMTHDERQFYRAVTDYVQNVYNRSEKLNEPAVGFAMALMQKRLVSSIGAIQATLSRRLGDLVDEQSTSTSLSEEASAYLDGEDLDEEDKQRAEEELSALTVTESDAQLEEEIETLRDLVSLAEGISVDSKAQKVRRYIQQLLEEQPDEKLLLFTEYRDTLDYLLDLVKDEPWADEILVIHGDVDKEERARIEEEFNHGQSRLLFATDAASEGIDLQHSCHIMVNYELPWNPNRLEQRIGRLHRYGQDKEVKVWNFTFEDTREGEIFDMLQNKVENIRGKLGNTADVLGMLDDINVDSLIMESIQNDEPASATKEELEELIDERQRTLQEWYERSLIDTSTFDQESREKIQEVMDESEDVYGTEADIHEFVERGVEALGGDVEKAGSNLYRAQLPRSLRQGTDEEYGPFTFSRDFAMDHDGIDYVSPDDDLVQRLMQQILDGEQGDVGLKLLPFVDEPGIAYNYRVTFEDGTGEVIREDMIPVYVDARHHDPRQRMGQRVVQGDSIKGSPDADRVRSLIQSQDQLREAADRYISQQVTSLREELHERRREETQQELDDLEEYAEAERQRIEEFIENYERKAEAGSNMDIAIRGQQERLNKLEQRIEDRRQELQRKARVISLAPEVENVCFALPV from the coding sequence ATGACTGACTTCGATCCCGGTGATACGGTCCTCCTCAATGGACGCACTGCCGAGGTCATTAAGACCTACTCCGTCGGCGATCTCGACTATCTCCGGGCCTACGTCGAAGACGCCGGCGTGAAAACTGTCTGTATCGGCGACGTCGAGGTCGAACCCAAACGCGATCAGCTTGGGGAACTGCGCTCAGCATCAGCCGAACAGCTACATCCCGACCACGAGGCTGTCTCGGCCGAGTGGTTCGATCTTCGTTCGCAGGCCCTTCAGCTTCAAATCGCCCACGAGCAGGGGCAGCTGCTGAGTATCTCGAACTCGCTGGTCCGCCTCGAACCGTATCAGCTCGCCGCAGTCAACTGGGTGATGCAGAAGCTGCGCCAACGTGCGCTCATCGCCGACGACGTCGGCCTCGGGAAGACCATCGAAGCAGGGCTCATCCTCAAAGAGCTCACCGCTCGCAACCGTGCTGACCGTGTCCTGTTCGTCGTCCCTGCCCACCTCCAGAAGAAGTGGATTCGGGACATGGACCGATTCTTCGACATCAACCTCACGCCGGCCGACCGACAGTGGGTCGAGGGTGAACGCCGGCGACTCGGCGAGGAGGCCAACATCTGGGACCAAGACCACCAGCAGATGGTCACCAGTCAGGCCTTCCTCCGACAGGACGAGTTCCAGCCGGCCCTCGAGGAAGCGTTCTGGGACGTCGTGATAGTCGACGAGGCGCACAAGGCCGCCAAACGGGGTGAGTCCCCCAGTAAGACATCGAAGATGGTCGAACGGGTCGCCGGTAACTCTGACTCCTTGCTGCTGCTCAGCGCGACCCCACACGACGGCAAAGGGGAGGCGTTCCGCTCGCTCGTCGAGTACATCGATCCCTTCCTCGTCGCTGAGGACCAAGACCTCTCGAAGGAGGCCGTCGACCGCGTGATGATTCGTCGCGGGAAGCAAACGCTGTACGACGATGACGGCGAGCGCATCTTCCCCGACCGTGAGGTCAACACCGTTCCCGTGGAGATGACCCACGACGAGCGGCAGTTCTATCGGGCCGTTACTGACTACGTCCAGAACGTCTACAACCGCTCCGAGAAGCTGAACGAGCCAGCGGTCGGGTTCGCCATGGCGCTGATGCAGAAACGTCTTGTCAGCAGTATCGGCGCCATCCAAGCGACGCTGAGTCGTCGTTTGGGTGACCTCGTCGATGAGCAGTCGACCTCCACCAGTCTCTCTGAAGAAGCCTCCGCGTATCTTGACGGCGAAGACCTCGACGAGGAGGACAAACAGCGAGCCGAGGAGGAACTCTCGGCGCTGACCGTCACCGAGAGCGATGCGCAACTCGAAGAGGAGATCGAAACGCTCCGCGACCTCGTCTCCCTCGCCGAAGGCATCTCCGTCGACTCGAAGGCCCAGAAGGTCCGCCGCTACATCCAGCAGCTGCTAGAAGAGCAACCCGACGAGAAACTCCTCCTGTTCACCGAGTATCGCGACACACTGGACTACCTCCTCGACCTCGTGAAAGACGAACCTTGGGCCGACGAGATCCTCGTCATCCACGGTGACGTCGACAAGGAGGAACGTGCCCGCATCGAAGAGGAGTTCAACCACGGCCAATCCCGTTTGCTGTTTGCGACCGACGCAGCGAGCGAGGGGATTGACCTCCAGCACAGCTGCCACATCATGGTGAATTACGAGCTGCCGTGGAACCCGAACCGCCTCGAGCAGCGAATCGGCCGGCTCCACCGCTACGGCCAGGACAAGGAGGTCAAGGTCTGGAACTTCACGTTCGAGGACACTCGTGAGGGCGAGATCTTCGACATGCTCCAGAACAAGGTCGAGAACATCCGCGGCAAACTCGGCAACACGGCTGACGTGTTGGGGATGCTCGACGACATCAACGTCGACTCGCTCATCATGGAGTCCATCCAGAACGACGAACCGGCGAGTGCAACCAAAGAGGAACTCGAGGAGCTCATCGACGAGCGTCAACGCACGCTCCAGGAGTGGTACGAACGCAGCCTTATCGACACGAGCACGTTTGACCAAGAGAGCCGGGAGAAGATTCAGGAGGTGATGGACGAGTCCGAGGATGTCTACGGGACGGAGGCCGACATCCACGAGTTCGTCGAACGCGGCGTCGAGGCGCTCGGTGGCGACGTCGAGAAAGCCGGGAGCAATCTCTACAGGGCCCAGCTGCCACGCTCTCTACGGCAAGGAACGGACGAGGAGTACGGGCCGTTCACGTTCAGCCGAGACTTCGCGATGGACCACGATGGTATCGACTACGTCTCACCCGATGATGATCTGGTCCAGCGGCTTATGCAGCAAATCCTGGATGGTGAGCAGGGCGATGTTGGGCTAAAGCTCCTCCCGTTCGTCGACGAGCCGGGGATAGCGTACAACTACCGCGTGACGTTCGAAGACGGGACAGGCGAGGTCATACGGGAAGATATGATCCCTGTGTATGTCGATGCCCGCCATCATGACCCCCGGCAGCGGATGGGTCAGCGTGTTGTTCAGGGTGACAGTATCAAAGGGTCGCCCGACGCGGACCGTGTGCGATCCCTGATACAGAGTCAGGATCAGCTGCGAGAAGCCGCGGACCGGTACATCAGCCAGCAGGTCACGTCCTTGCGGGAAGAACTACACGAGCGCCGCCGAGAGGAGACCCAGCAAGAACTGGATGACCTCGAGGAGTATGCGGAGGCTGAACGCCAGCGAATCGAGGAGTTCATCGAGAACTATGAGAGGAAAGCAGAGGCTGGGTCAAATATGGATATCGCAATCCGTGGTCAACAAGAACGGCTCAACAAACTTGAGCAGCGTATCGAAGACCGGCGCCAAGAATTGCAGCGGAAGGCTCGGGTCATCTCACTTGCGCCAGAGGTGGAGAACGTTTGCTTTGCTCTCCCGGTCTAA